The region GGCCCAGTCCATTTCGGCACCGAAGAGCACGGTCAAAAAGAGCAGGATCAGCAGGTAATAATCTTCCGGGACGGATAACTCCCGGGTTGGGGAGTGAAAACGACGGAAAAGGAGGTAGAGCAGAATGATCGACAGGACCAGACCGACAAAACCTTTTCCCAGAAAAATCTCATGGGCCCAGAATTGAAAAAAGGTAAACCCCTTAAAAAGTTCCAAATGACCGATGATCAGGAGCAGCAGGGCCAGGTGAAAAATCATCAGAATGATCCAACGCAGGGGATAATGACGCCGAATAGTGGGCATCAGGAGGCTATCGTGTAAGGCCCAAAGCCAATTGGGTTTCTTTTCCGGGAATACTTGTAAGGTGGTTGGATTTTTGGCCGTGCGCCAGATCCGCGCACATTGGATGATCGTGCCCGCGATAAAAACCAGGAAGGCCAGATAGACCATGGGCACCAGAATCAGATAATAAACGGTTTGCATAGAAACCTCCTTAGCCCCTCCCCGGGAAAGGGGAGGGACCGGACAGGATGGCGAACGGGTTATTTGTTTCGTTTAATGTAGATCTTAATAACCCCATCCCCCTGGTCGGTTTTAAGGATCTCATTGCCGCTGGTCCTGGCCCAGGCCGGAAAATCGGCCAAGGCCCCCGGATCGGTCGTTATGGCCTCAATAACCTGACCCACCTGGACCTCTTTTATCCCTTTGCTGACTTTAACCACCGGCATCGGGCAAGGTAATCCTTTCAGATCCATTACTTTGTCGACTTTAATCTCTTCCATTTTTATTTCTCCTTCTTCTTATATGAATAACTGGATTTTGCTTTCCATGGCCTGTTCCAGGAACTTGGCCACTCCGCAATAAGTCATATCCGGATAACTGATCATCTCTTCCCGTTTAAAGCCCATCAAGTCCATGGACATTTCGCAGACAAAGATCTTGATGCCCAATTCTCCGGCCATTTCGATCATCTGCTCCAGGGAGGCGACGTTTTTCTTTTTCATCAAGGATTTCATCATGGTGGTGCCCATGCCGGCCATATTCATCTTAGATAATTTCACTTCTCCGGTCCCTTTGGGTAACATGGCCCCAAACATGGCACCCATGACATCTTTTCCCTTTACTTTCTTTAGTTTATCCCTCAAAAGCGGGGTGCCCCAAAAGGTAAAAAACATCACCACTTCCATACCCATGGCCACGGCGCCGGTGCCGATGACAAAGGCGGCCAGGGCCTTGTCCAAATCGCCGCTGAAAACAATCATGGAGATTTTATTTTCCGGCTGGTTCTGACTTAGCGAGTCTACCTGGGCCTTGAGGTCGGCCATTTGCTTTTCTATTTCTTCCTTCATCTTATTCCTCCTGGAATTCCAATTAGGGTTTATTTGTTAATAGTGTTAATTAAAAATACCTGAAAATCTATAGCAG is a window of Deltaproteobacteria bacterium DNA encoding:
- a CDS encoding respiratory nitrate reductase subunit gamma; translated protein: MQTVYYLILVPMVYLAFLVFIAGTIIQCARIWRTAKNPTTLQVFPEKKPNWLWALHDSLLMPTIRRHYPLRWIILMIFHLALLLLIIGHLELFKGFTFFQFWAHEIFLGKGFVGLVLSIILLYLLFRRFHSPTRELSVPEDYYLLILLFLTVLFGAEMDWARRWYNYGELSPGDYQTYMTGLLVFKPELPGAVYQTGHSFMLVLHVFFANLFIMLFPFSKVMHSIFSVPMNKLRRG
- a CDS encoding sulfurtransferase TusA family protein, whose product is MKVDKVMDLKGLPCPMPVVKVSKGIKEVQVGQVIEAITTDPGALADFPAWARTSGNEILKTDQGDGVIKIYIKRNK
- a CDS encoding DsrE/DsrF/DrsH-like family protein, whose amino-acid sequence is MKEEIEKQMADLKAQVDSLSQNQPENKISMIVFSGDLDKALAAFVIGTGAVAMGMEVVMFFTFWGTPLLRDKLKKVKGKDVMGAMFGAMLPKGTGEVKLSKMNMAGMGTTMMKSLMKKKNVASLEQMIEMAGELGIKIFVCEMSMDLMGFKREEMISYPDMTYCGVAKFLEQAMESKIQLFI